The genomic stretch AAGCCGGCGCCGATCGGTGGGCTTGTCATCCTCGTTCACGCAACCGACGCCGCCCCCGTCGAGATAGCGCAGGGTACAAGCGTCCTTCATTGCCTGCCAGACTGAAGAGCCTTCCCGCAATGTCGCGGCGGGCTCGCCGATATCGCGCCAGAACAGCCGGATTCCCATTGCGATGGCGAAGAGCGCGTAAAGCGATGCCCCCAGGAAGATCAGGACCATCGTGTTGTGCGGCATCAGCCGGTAGAAGGCGCCCGGCCCGGTATGGACGCCGAACAGCACTTCGGGGTCAGTCCAGCCAACAAAGCCGATGATGAAGAGTGCTACCGAGACGGCTGCGATGATGCTGATCGCCAGCCCGTTGCGCTCGAACAGGCCAGCGAGCGGCCGAGGCCAAGCATAGGCCTGATAGCTGTCGCCACGGAGTTTTGCCAGCGTCTTCGGCACGTTGACATCGAATTCATGCGGAGGAGCGAACTGACAGTCGTGCAGGCAGGCACCGCAACTGTGGCAGAGGTTTGCCAGGTAGTTGAGGTCTCCGTCGGAAAAGGAACGGCGCATTTCCATGGCCGGAAAGACGGCGCAGAGACCTTCGCAGTACCGGCAGGAATTGCAGACCGTCATCAGCCGGTCGGCCTCGGCAAGGAGGGGGCTGGCATGAAGGGTCTCGGGTGCAGCGTGAATGTTCATGCGATCTCCATTGTGGCGGGCGCAGGTAGGTTGGCGCGCACCTCTGCGGCTGCTTCTCGGCCGGCTATGCGGCCAAACACGCTGCCGATCGTCATGCCGATACCGGCTGCATAGCCCTGGCCCAGCACATTGCCGGCCATAATCTCGCCCGCGGCAAACATGTTGGCGGCCGGCCTCCCGTCCGCCATCATCATCCGGGATTGCTCGTTCACCCGTACACCGAGATAGGTGAAAGTGATGCCGGGCCGCACGGGATACGCGTAAAAGGGTGCCTCCTCGATCCGTCGGGCCCAGTGTGTCTTGGGCGGAAAGAGGCCTTCCGTCCGGCAGTCATCGAGGCTCGTGTGGTCGAAGGTTCCGGGCTGCACTGCAGCGTTGAAGTCCGACACGGTCTTTTCAAGCGCGGACGCATCCACGCCCAGCTTGCCCGCGAGATCGGGGATGGTCATCGCCTTCACCGGCGGGAAGAGCGAGGGCATGAAGAGCTCAAGCGAGCGGGCGTCGAAGATGATGTAGGCGATCTGGTCGGGCTGCGCGGCGACAAGTCGTCCCCAGATCGCATAGCGTTTTGGCCAGACGTCCTCTCCCTCATCGTAGAAACGCTGCGCATCTCTGTTGACGACGATGCCGAACACCACGCAGTCGAGGCGGGTGATGATGCCGCCGTCATATTTCGGAGCACGGGCATCAATCGCGACGGCATGACACTGGGTCGGATCGCCGATCTGTTGCGCGCCGCTCTCGATCAGCATCTTGAGGACCGTGCCGCGATTATAAGGCGTGCCGCGAATGAGGAAGTTCTCGGCAATCTCGCCCCATCCTTCCTTCAGCCAGTCGATGTTCGCCTCGAAGCCGCCGGAGGCGGCCACGAATGCCTTGGCGGCGATCGACTGCCGCTGGCCGCGATGGAGAACGGTTGCGGAGCGGAAGCGTCCGTCGACGATGTCGAGATCGACAACCTCCGTGTCATACCGTACCTCGACACCCAGTTGCTCGGCCGTACGGTACAGGGCGTTCAACATTGCGCGGCCGCCGCCCAGGAAGAAGGAGTTGGTGCGTCCGAGGCTCAAGGTCCCCCCAAGGGACGGCTGGAAACGCACGCCCTGCTCGACGATCCAGTTCAGCATGTCCTTCGACTCGGCGATCATCATCCGAGCAAGTTTCTCGTCCGTCTTGCCGCCGGTCACCCGCAACAGGTCCTCGAAGAACTCTTCCTCGTAGTAGGGCCCCGAAAGTGTCTCTGTTGCGCTGTCGTGGGCGCAGCGCATGTTGCGCGTATGGCGGGTATTGCCGCCGCGGTAGAAGCGCGGTGCCGCCTCCACGACCAGCACGGATGCGCCGCCGCGCCGGGCGCTTATCGCCGCGCAAAGTGCTGCATTGCCGCCGCCGGCGATGAGGACGTCATAATCTCTAATCGTCATATCAAGCCACCATCTGTTCTAGCCGTCATTACTGCACACATTTGTATACAGTCAAGTGGCATGACGTGGTAGGAATGATGCGTTTCAACATGGTTTCTCGCCAGTGCCTCGCGGTGTAGAGATGGTACCGCACTTGCGCCTGGGCGGTTTCGTGCCAGCCTCCGCCCACGAGTTTCTTCCTCGGCGGAATTGAAGGGGTAAGGAGATGACTTCGACAAGGGCACAGGCGCCTCTTCGCCATCTTCTCGCTCTCGTCGGCTGGTCGGACGATCTGCTCCAGCGGCTGGTGATCGAGGAGAGGCCAAAGGTTCTTGCCACGCCCTGGCCGATCGGACCGGTGGCCGCAGCCGTGCTTGGTGCTGTGGGCATCGCTGCCTCCCGGATCCACGAGATACGTACCGGTGAGAAGCGGCAGGTGACTGTCGACACGCGAGCGGCGGAACTGGCGATGGCAAGTTCCAGCTATCTGCTCCTGAACGGGAAACCGGCAAAGCAGATGGAGCCTTTCACCGGCTTCTACCAGACTGCCGGTGGCCAGTGGGTCTATCTGCACGGCAACTTCCAGCACCTGCGCGAAGGCCTGATCAAAATGATTGGCGCGGGCGAGGATCCCTCAGACGTCCGGAGGGCCTTGCTGTTGTGGGAGGCGGAGGAAGTCGAGGCCGAAGCGATCCGCCGCGGCCTGTGCGCTGCCCGAGTGCGCAGCCGCGCGGAGTGCCTGGAGGACCCGCATTGCACTGCCATCAGTCGGCTTCCACCGATCCGGTTTGAAAAGCTCGCGTCCGTCCAAAAGCGGGAACTTGCCTCGGGTGGCAATGGACCGCTTGCGGGGCTGCGCATGCTCGACCTGTCGCGGGTAATTGCCGGGCCGATGGCAGGGCGGGCAATGGCGGAACATGGAGCAACCGTCATGCTCGTATCCAGCCCGAACCTGCCGTCGATCGTCCCGCTCGTCATCGATACAGGCTTTGGCAAGCGCTCGACCTTCATCGATCTCGATACGGTCCACGGGCGGGATCTGCTTCGCTCACTGGTACTGGACGCCGATGTATTCCTGGACGCCTATCGTCCTGGCGCGCTCGAGCTACGCGGCTTCGGCCCGCATGAACTCGCGAGGATGAAGCCGGGCCTCATCTCGGTTTCGATATCTGCCTTCGGTGGACCGGGCCCGTGGCAGGGAAGGCGGGGTTATGACACCCTGGTGCAGGCGACCACGGGCATGGCCTATCGGGAGAACCGCCAGCCGCGTCTTCTGCCGTGTCAGCCGCTCGACTATCTCACCGGCTATCTCTCTGCCTTTGCGGCTATGGTTGCGCTGATACGCGGCCACGAGGAGGGCGGGAGCTGGCATGCCAGTCTGTCCCTGGCAGCAACGGCGCAGTGGATGTGGTCGATGAGGGATGAAATCGGCGATGAAGAGCCCTATCCACCTGCCAACCCCGGTCCCGACCAAGTCTCGGACCTCCTGTGGCGACACGATACGGCGTTTGGTGAAGTCACTGCCCTTGCACCTGCGCTCCGTTTTGACGGCGAAGCGACGCGCTGGAGGCGGCCCCCCGTTCCATTGGGAAGCGACCCACCGGCCTGGCCCCGGGAGTGAAGCCTCTGAGGCTCAGGACCCGAATGTCACCGGTCAAGAACCCGGATTGGAAATGGCGAGCCGGACCTCGAGAGCGGCCTTGATGTGATGAACCGCAGCCTGTTCGGCGGCTTCCGCATCGCGGTTGCGGATTGCATCGAGAATGGCGACATGCTCCTTGGCTGCCGTCGCCGTCCTGCCTTCCTTGATGAACGTCGTGTCCGGCAACAGCGCAATCGTCTCCTGAAGGTCTTCGACCGCCTGGCGCAGATACCGGTTGCGGGCCGCATCATAAATCCTGGCATGGAACTGACGGTTCAGTTGCGCAGCAAGCTTTGGATCATCGGTCGCGGCGGCAAACTTCTCGTTGATCTGCGTGAGGTTGGCGATCTCGGCTTCGGTCGCATGCCAAGCTGCGAAGCGTGCCACGATCCCTTCCAGTTCTTCGCGCATGGCATAGAGCTCGAAGATCTGTTGCATGGAAAGAACCGCAACCGCCACGCCTCGGCTGGGGGCTGCCTCGAGCAGGCCCTTTTCCTGAAGTCGTCCGAGGGCTTCGCGGACAGGCGTCCGGCTGACGCCGAGTCTCATGGCGACTTCCTCCTCCCGGAGGGGGGCGCCCGGATGGTAAATTCCGTCGCGAATTGCCGCCAGGATCGCCTGGTACGTACTCTGTCCGCGCGTCCTTGAGGACAGTTCCTTGGGTTCGCTCATCGTTGCCTCTTTCTCCGATACCCTATTCGGCTACAGAATGATCGGACGGTTGTCCACGATGATCGCCGGCGGGGGGGTATCCCGCAGACGTCTACTTGCGTGCAGCACAGTCGGCTCTATTCTGACCAGCGAACACTAAATGGAAGTCGATGCCGTCATTGCCGAATTGCGAGGGTGGCGTCGCCAATCGACGCTACCGAAGACAGGGGGAACCCGGTACAGGATGAACATCCCAAGACCACTTTCCGGCAGTAGCCATTATGATCCTCTCCTTTCTTACCGCTCCCTTCAAAACCCTCGAGCGCTATGTATCCTTCGTGCAGCGGTTCAACAGCTATCAGTCGCGCGTGATGGACGAAGCGACCCTGCTGCGCATCCGGCGCGATCTGGGGCTGGAGGACGAATACCACCCGGCCGCGGAGGAGGTTCGGCATGCTGCCGTTCGATCCGGTAACGGCACGTCTCATCGTCGCCATAGCGCAGCACGGCTCCATCGGGCGGGCAGCGGAGCGTGAAAACATCGCCTCATCGGCCGTCAGCCGACGGCTGAGCGATATCGAGGCCCGCCTCGGTGTCGCACTCTTCGATCGATCGCTTCAGGGGGCTCGACTGACACCGGCGGGCGAAGTCTACGTGGCCGGTTGTCGCGATGTCCTGCGCAGGATCGAAGACCTCAACACCCAGATGTCGGATTTTGGAACGGCAGAACATGGGTGGCTTCGCCTCGCCTGCACCAGCTCGTCGCTGTCCGGGCGGCTTCCGGAACTGCTGGCACGCTATGCGGCGGCCCATCCCGGCGTCCGCCTCGACATCCAGGAAATGTCTGCACCAAACGCCCTTGCGGCAATCGACGATGGCCAGGCCGACATCGCGTTCGTTGCTGACAACAACGAGCTCACCCGTTTCGAAACCGGCGCTTTCGAGGACGATGACGTGCTCGTTCTCTGTTCGCCTGATCATCCGCTGGCGGCTCGACTGGGATCAGGTCGCCTAATTTCCTTCGACGAGGTTGCCGAGCACGAAGTCGTAGGCGTCCACCATTCGGGCGCGATGGACCGGCTGCTCAGCGCGGCTGCCGCCGCCACCGGACGCATCCTTGGGGAGCGCGTCAAGGTTGAGACTTTTCCGTCGCTGGTGAGAATGGTCGAGGCGGGATTCGGCATCGGTTTCATGCGCTCGACAAGCCTGCATCTCCTGGCCGGAACCGACGTCATCAGCGCCCGGCTCTCAGATGACTGGGCGCGCCGGAAACTCGTCCATGTGAGACGACCGGCAAGCCCGCTTTCCCAGCCGATCAAAGCGTTCCTGACGCTTGCGGCCGGGACGTACAGGAACACCGGCTAGCTCCACCTAGGTTGCTCGCGTCCTAGACATTATTTCTCATGGAACTGCTGACGTCGCCATGGGCGCCAGAGGGGCGCTGGACGAACATGCTGGACCGAAACTATCGACGGGCGTTTTCAAGCGCGGATGGCCACACGGTCGCTCTCCAGCGCTTGTACCAATGCTTGGGTAAAGGCGCGCGTGCCCAGTTGCCCTCCGAGATCCGTGGTACGCGTGGCGGGATCCGCAATCAGATGATCGACCGTTTCCTCGATGCTCGTGGCGGCATCGATGTAGCGCAGTTCGCCGCTCCTCTTGCCATGCCACTGCAGAAGCATTGCAGCGGACAGGATCATCGAGACCGGGTTGGCCCTGTCCTGTCCTGCGATATCCGGGGCAGAGCCATGCTGCGCCTGAGCGGCCGCATGATGTTCTCCGGCATTGAGCGAGCCAGCTAGACCCAGGCTGCCCGAGAGCTCCGACGCGAGATCGGAGAGGGTGTCGCCGTAGAAGTTCGTCGTGCAGATGACGTCGTAGCGACCGGCATCACGAACCAGAAGGGCTGCCATTGCATCGACCAGCACTTCCTCAAGCTCGACGTCCGGATATGCTGCCGCGACCTTTCGCACCTCCCGCAGGAACAACCCGTCCGTCAAGACGAATGCATTTGCCTTGTGGACGGCGGTGACCTTCTTGCGGCGCGTCCGTGCCAGGTCGAAGGAGGCGCGCGCGATCCGCTCGATCGCCTTGGCCGTCACCTTGCGCATCGAAATAGCCACGTCTTCGGTCGGCATGTATTCGCCACTCCCGGCATACATGTTGCGATCCGGGTACATGCCTTCCGTATTCTCGCGCATGATGACGAGGTCCATCTGGGTGCCCCGGTGGAAGACGCCTTGGCGCGTGCGGGCGGGACGAATGTTGGCGAAGAGATCAAGCCTGGTGCGGAATGCCGCGGAGACATTGATGCCGCCCTTCTCGCGCGGCGGATAATCCAGGTGCGAGATTGGCCCAAGCAGCGTTCCATCCACGCTTTTAGCCAGATCCATGATGCCGTCAGGAAGCGTGGTTCCGAACTTGCCAAGAGCGGCGAAGCCGATGTCACGGGTGAGATAGTCGAGGCCGAGCGCGAATTGCCGGTCGACGGCATCGAGCACCGCAAGCGTCGCATTGACGATTTCCGGGCCAATCCCGTCGCCCGGAAGAACAAGCAGCTTCATGCAGCGGTTCTCGTCTCGAGTATCCAGGAGGGGACGAAAACATGTCCCTCCATCAGCTTTCGAGCTGTTCGTATGACGCCGCCGCTGATGATGTCTATGCCGTTTCCATTGACCCGCGTCGTCATCGCCACGTCGATGAGGCCCGAGGGGTGCTCGATCCAGACGGTACAATCATCTCCGTCCGGCCGTTTTGCGATACCTTCAGCGACCGTGCCCGGGGCCATCACGCAGGAGGAAA from Pseudorhizobium banfieldiae encodes the following:
- the tcuB gene encoding tricarballylate utilization 4Fe-4S protein TcuB, producing MNIHAAPETLHASPLLAEADRLMTVCNSCRYCEGLCAVFPAMEMRRSFSDGDLNYLANLCHSCGACLHDCQFAPPHEFDVNVPKTLAKLRGDSYQAYAWPRPLAGLFERNGLAISIIAAVSVALFIIGFVGWTDPEVLFGVHTGPGAFYRLMPHNTMVLIFLGASLYALFAIAMGIRLFWRDIGEPAATLREGSSVWQAMKDACTLRYLDGGGVGCVNEDDKPTDRRRLYHHLTFYGFMLCFAATSVATVYHYIVGREAPYFWYDLPVILGTVGGIGLIIGPIGLLKAKWQRDPLLLDHSRMGMDVAFLAMLFLTSATGLLLLVFRATPAMGMLLAVHLGVVFSLFITMPYGKFMHGIYRFLALVRYAKEKREMETAG
- the tcuA gene encoding FAD-dependent tricarballylate dehydrogenase TcuA produces the protein MTIRDYDVLIAGGGNAALCAAISARRGGASVLVVEAAPRFYRGGNTRHTRNMRCAHDSATETLSGPYYEEEFFEDLLRVTGGKTDEKLARMMIAESKDMLNWIVEQGVRFQPSLGGTLSLGRTNSFFLGGGRAMLNALYRTAEQLGVEVRYDTEVVDLDIVDGRFRSATVLHRGQRQSIAAKAFVAASGGFEANIDWLKEGWGEIAENFLIRGTPYNRGTVLKMLIESGAQQIGDPTQCHAVAIDARAPKYDGGIITRLDCVVFGIVVNRDAQRFYDEGEDVWPKRYAIWGRLVAAQPDQIAYIIFDARSLELFMPSLFPPVKAMTIPDLAGKLGVDASALEKTVSDFNAAVQPGTFDHTSLDDCRTEGLFPPKTHWARRIEEAPFYAYPVRPGITFTYLGVRVNEQSRMMMADGRPAANMFAAGEIMAGNVLGQGYAAGIGMTIGSVFGRIAGREAAAEVRANLPAPATMEIA
- a CDS encoding CoA transferase, yielding MTSTRAQAPLRHLLALVGWSDDLLQRLVIEERPKVLATPWPIGPVAAAVLGAVGIAASRIHEIRTGEKRQVTVDTRAAELAMASSSYLLLNGKPAKQMEPFTGFYQTAGGQWVYLHGNFQHLREGLIKMIGAGEDPSDVRRALLLWEAEEVEAEAIRRGLCAARVRSRAECLEDPHCTAISRLPPIRFEKLASVQKRELASGGNGPLAGLRMLDLSRVIAGPMAGRAMAEHGATVMLVSSPNLPSIVPLVIDTGFGKRSTFIDLDTVHGRDLLRSLVLDADVFLDAYRPGALELRGFGPHELARMKPGLISVSISAFGGPGPWQGRRGYDTLVQATTGMAYRENRQPRLLPCQPLDYLTGYLSAFAAMVALIRGHEEGGSWHASLSLAATAQWMWSMRDEIGDEEPYPPANPGPDQVSDLLWRHDTAFGEVTALAPALRFDGEATRWRRPPVPLGSDPPAWPRE
- a CDS encoding GntR family transcriptional regulator, whose protein sequence is MSEPKELSSRTRGQSTYQAILAAIRDGIYHPGAPLREEEVAMRLGVSRTPVREALGRLQEKGLLEAAPSRGVAVAVLSMQQIFELYAMREELEGIVARFAAWHATEAEIANLTQINEKFAAATDDPKLAAQLNRQFHARIYDAARNRYLRQAVEDLQETIALLPDTTFIKEGRTATAAKEHVAILDAIRNRDAEAAEQAAVHHIKAALEVRLAISNPGS
- a CDS encoding LysR family transcriptional regulator, which produces MLPFDPVTARLIVAIAQHGSIGRAAERENIASSAVSRRLSDIEARLGVALFDRSLQGARLTPAGEVYVAGCRDVLRRIEDLNTQMSDFGTAEHGWLRLACTSSSLSGRLPELLARYAAAHPGVRLDIQEMSAPNALAAIDDGQADIAFVADNNELTRFETGAFEDDDVLVLCSPDHPLAARLGSGRLISFDEVAEHEVVGVHHSGAMDRLLSAAAAATGRILGERVKVETFPSLVRMVEAGFGIGFMRSTSLHLLAGTDVISARLSDDWARRKLVHVRRPASPLSQPIKAFLTLAAGTYRNTG
- a CDS encoding isocitrate/isopropylmalate dehydrogenase family protein gives rise to the protein MKLLVLPGDGIGPEIVNATLAVLDAVDRQFALGLDYLTRDIGFAALGKFGTTLPDGIMDLAKSVDGTLLGPISHLDYPPREKGGINVSAAFRTRLDLFANIRPARTRQGVFHRGTQMDLVIMRENTEGMYPDRNMYAGSGEYMPTEDVAISMRKVTAKAIERIARASFDLARTRRKKVTAVHKANAFVLTDGLFLREVRKVAAAYPDVELEEVLVDAMAALLVRDAGRYDVICTTNFYGDTLSDLASELSGSLGLAGSLNAGEHHAAAQAQHGSAPDIAGQDRANPVSMILSAAMLLQWHGKRSGELRYIDAATSIEETVDHLIADPATRTTDLGGQLGTRAFTQALVQALESDRVAIRA